One segment of Macrotis lagotis isolate mMagLag1 chromosome 1, bilby.v1.9.chrom.fasta, whole genome shotgun sequence DNA contains the following:
- the POLR3F gene encoding DNA-directed RNA polymerase III subunit RPC6 — protein sequence MAEAKVKAQPPDADPVEIENRIIELCHQFPHGITDQVIQNEMPHIEAQQRAMAINRLLSMGQLDLLRSNTGLLYRIKESQNTGKMKGSDNQEKLVYQIIEDAGNKGIWSRDIRYKSNLPLTEINKILKNLESKKLIKAVKSVAASKKKVYMLYNLQPDRSVTGGAWYSDQDFESEFVEVLNQQCFKFLQSKAETARESKQNPMIQRNSSFASSHEVWKYICELGISKVELSMEDIETILNTLIYDGKVEMTIIAAKEGTVGSVDGHMKLYRAVSPIIQPTGLVRAPCGLCPVFDDCHEGGEISPSNCIYMTEWLEF from the exons ATGGCTGAGGCCAAAGTGAAGGCGCAGCCGCCGGATGCGGACCCGGTGGAAATAGAAAACAG GATTATAGAATTATgtcatcagtttcctcatgggaTTACAGACCAAGTTATTCAGAATGAGATGCCTCACATAGAAGCTCAACAGAGGGCAATGGCTATCAATAGACTTTTATCTATG GGACAGTTGGATCTCTTAAGGAGCAATACAGGCCTTCTGTATAGAATAAAAGAATCTCAAAATACTGG gaaaatgaagggatCAGATAATCAAGAGAAGCTAGTATATCAGATCATAGAAGATGCTGGAAACAAAG gtATCTGGAGCAGAGATATTCGATATAAAAGTAACTTGCCCTTAACAGAAATCAACAAAATACTAAAGAATTTGGAGAGTAAAAAGCTTATCAAAGCTGTTAAATCTGTGGca GCCTCAAAGAAGAAAGTTTATATGTTGTATAATTTACAACCTGATAGATCAGTAACTGGTGGAGCCTGGTATAGTGACCAAGATTTTGAATCTGAATTTGTAGAAGTACTAAACCAACAGTGTTTTAAATTCTTACAAAGCAAG GCAGAAACAGCTCGGGAAAGCAAACAGAACCCCATGATACAAAGAAACAGTTCATTTGCTTCATCTCATGAagtatggaaatatatttgtGAACTAGGCATTAGTAAG gtagagTTGTCTATGGAAGatattgaaacaattttgaaCACACTTATTTATGATGGCAAAGTGGAAATGACCATTATTGCTGCCAAAGAAGGTACAGTTGGCAGTGTTGATGGACATATGAAACTGTATAGGGCTGTTAGTCCAATCATACAGCCTACTGGCTTAGTTCGAGCACCTTGTGGACTCTGTCCG